TACTTTGGTACCGTCCGGCAATACCACACGGAACTGGCCACCACGGGGAGTAGATAATTTATTGTAACCTTCTGCTGTTTTTCCTGCACTACTATATAATAACTGTCCGTTCTGCTGGGAGATCTTTGTATCGCCGCGGCTGATCACCTGGTTGCCGGTACTGTCCAGCGTTACGGTGGAACCATCTGCTAAAGTGAGGGTGGCTTTGTTGCTGCCGGGGAGGATGGGGCGTTTTTGTTGTTCTACTATTTGAGGGGCTGATTTCTTGGGCTGCTGGGTAAACCACCATGTGGCCAATAATAAAACCGCAGCCGCCGCTGCCACTCTTGGTAGTGTAAATATCCGCCTGGGTTCCTTTTTAACGATGCTGGCGTAAACGCTTTCCGTATCTATCTGCGGGAATGCCTCCTCCCCGTTAAACCGGTGAAATTCAGCTTCCATGAACTGGTGCAGGGTATCATCGTTTTCTGCCGCCGCGATCACAGCAAACAATTCTTCCAGCTCTTCCTTTGTACAGGATTTAGCTGTATAGCGTTGAAGCAGGTATGTAATTCTTGACGGATCGTACGGCATATGGGAGGGTGTGTTTAAATAAAGACGTACGGGAGGAAGGGAAGGACCGGAATTTTTAGAAAAATATCAGGAGGCTGGAATGCCTGGCCAAAAATACTCGCAGATGTTTGAGGGTTTCCACCAGCAGGTTCTTTACCCTGCTTTTGGAAAGGCCCAGCTGTTGGGCAATCTCTTCATGGCTCAGCCCCTGTTGCCGGCTGAGCTGGAAAACCGTCTGTTTTTGAGGAGACAGCGCCTCCAGGGCCTGGTGGATGAGGTGTTTACTTTCCCGGGCATCCAGTTCTACGGCCGGGTTTTCTTCTGAAGTATCAGAGATATTGGCCCAAACCTGGTCTATCAGTCTTTGCTGGAGGGCCACTTTGCGTAAATGGTCCAGGGTGCGGTTCCGGGCTATCATGAAAATGTAGCTGTCGAAGCGCTCAATGTCAGGTAACTGGGAGCGGTTGGTCCAGATCCGGAGGAAAGTGTCCTGCAGAATGTCTTCCGCATCTACGGCGGAATGGGTTAAATGGATCGCAAAAGCCAATACCTGCCGGTGATGCCGCACATATAATTCCCGGAAAGCTTGCTCATCGCCCTCCTTCAGTTTTATTAACAGGTGTTTGTCAGTTATCAGCGGCATCCCGGAACAATTTTAGTTAAATTATTCCCCGATCTGAAAAAAAATCTGAATTTCTTTAAAAGCTACTGACATACTCTTGTCACTAACCCCCATTTACTTTGTATTACAATTAAAAACTACAACATTATGGAACACACTGCAACTGTCACCCAAGCAACTGAAACATCTATCGTTTATTTAGCTAAGAACTACATCCGGTATAACGCCTGGGCTAATACAACCCTGGTTAACTGGCTCAGGACCAAAGAGGAAAGCGTATTGGAACAAGAAGTAGCTTCCAGCTTTCCCAGTGTGCGAAAAACCCTTTTCCATATCCTGCAGGCGCAGCAATACTGGTTATCCATTATCAGAAGGGACGAAACCCCAAATATCAATTGGGAAGAAAGCAAAACCCTGGAAGAAGTGTTTTCCGCTATCGTGGCGCAATCAGAAGAATTTGTAGCTTTCCTGGACAGTATGACCGCAGACCAGATCGATGAAAAAACAATGGTAGTGAGCCCCTGGTTCCAATCAGACTTCGCCAATTTTGAATATATCATGCATGTTGTGAACCATGGCACCTACCACAGGGGGCAGATCACCACAATAGGCCGTAACCTTGGATTTACCGATGCCCCCATGACAGATTATAATTTCTTTAATATCCATGGCAAGTGAGTTTAGGGGGACTAAAGCCGGGATGGCTAGAGGATCCTTACGGTAATCTTAGAGGATCACCCTATGTGAAGAACGGGAGAGATTTTAGAAAGACTAAACAGGGGTGTACCCTTTGGATACACCCCTGCGAGTAGTTAAGCCATCACTTTAAGGCCCGCGGATTGCAGGTAAGCCATTCCGGCTACCCAAACGGCCACGGCTCCAATGGCAAAACTGCCAATTCCTGAGATCAGGGGAAAGAGCGCGATAATAGCAATCACGCTGGCCAATACCCACAAAACATCCATGATTATCACAAAACGAACCCCGGCCGCATTGATGGGCTTCCCCTTACTTACAGCAAAAACATAGATCGCAAATAAAACCAGGAAGATACCGGTAGCAATAAAAGGCATCGTTTGCGTTACGCCGAATAAACCGGCAATGGGAGAAGCTGCTGCAATAAGGCCTATTCCGGTGGCGCCTGAAGTAATAGCGTTGATCTGCATAGTGGTTGTTAACTGTATCATATTTTTAAGGTTTATTGTTTGATGATGATGTAAAGGTAGACCCATGGCCCTGCGCCATTATTATCATCTTACGACAAAGGGTTACCATTTCGCGCCAAACAATATTCCTTTATGCAGGCAACTCCACCAGCTTTTCCCTTCCTTTGAACTTCCCGATGGATGCAAACAATAATCCATGCTGCATACTGGCAACAAAAAGGTCTGTGAGTTTATTTTGCAGATGGAAGGAATATAATGCCGGTTCTTCATTAGTATCACTGAATATGAGTTGCAGGTAATTCGCCAGTTCGTGCTCATAGGGATTGCTGATAACCGCCGCGCCTTTCAGCAATTGCACCTGCCCAGCTTCCAGCAAACCCTCCCCTTGCGGATATTGAACTGCCAATTGGAGATAGTTATATGAGCCAGGTGCAGGAATGAATAAAAAAATAATTAATACCGCTTCACACTTGCCTTCAGCATTCTCCTCGCTCCGAAGATCTTACTCTTAATAGTGCCCAATGGCTCTGCCAGTATCTTAACTATTTCCTGGTACTTGTATCCTTCATAATATAACATGAAAGGCCTTCTCAGTGTTATCGGTAATTGCCCGATGGCTTGCTGGATATCTTTTACGAACAGGCTTACATCTTTTTCTGTGGGATGATGGTCCACATGATCAAGGCCGTATTCAATATGCAGCATCATTTTATACTTCCGGCGATAGCCGTTAATGAAGGTATTGCGCATGATGATGTACAACCAGGCTTTGATATTGGTACCAGCCTTGTACTTATCCCGGTTGGATAATGCTTTGCAGATAGTTTCCTGGTAGAGGTCTTTTCCTTCATCGTGATTCCGTGTAAGCTTGAGCGCATATGGATACAGGAAGTCACTACTGTTTACTAACAATGTGTCGAATTCTGCGGTAGACATTGGATACTGTTTTATTATGTCTACAAAGTTAGGCGCAGTCAAAGCTGGGGTCAACCCACAAAAAGAGGTTTTTGTTGTATATATTACATAAGGACTCCTATTGATCTTTTTCTACCAGTTTTATCCATTCCCGTACTACCTTCTGTAATGCAGGTGTTTTTGCGCGCACTTCTTCCATATTGGTGAAACGCGCTTCCCTTCTGTCTTTCCAATCTCCTAAAAGGAGTCCGGATGCATCTTTGATCAAGCCCTTCGGGAAGATAAGGATGAGTTGCACGAACTTAGTCTGGCGCAGATTAAAGGCCGCCATGTCTAATTTATAATAATAACTGGGTGCGTTCCATTTAACCCGTTCTGCAATTCTGGGGTCTGCTTCTCTGATAATGCTGCGGAGCGCTTCTACTTCTGCTTTGAGCGGATGCTCCAGCTTTTGCATGAATTCATTCACATCCATAATGCTTACATGTATTTCATTGCTTCGTAACCCAGCAATCTGCGTAGTAATGCGATCTGTCCGATACAGTTTGCTTCCCTGTAGCTGGTAAAAGTGATCAGGTCAAAGAAAGGAAAACTCATACCCGGCACTTCAAACATACTGTTCAGCTTTTCATCTGTAACCTTTGTGAGCACTTCCCTGCTGATAGGTGTGATAAATGCCCAGTCCTTTTTGAAAGATTCCAGCGAAGGATAGGTAACGCCATCCTTTATGCCCTGGTTATCCTTAAAAAGATCATGAGCTGCCTGGCGGTGTTCACTGCCTCCTAATAACCCTGCCATGTCGTAACGTTGCTGCACAAGCGTGCCGGCCAGCCACGCAACGTGATTTGCTTTTGGATGCAAACGCTTGTGTGCATCTTCATCTGAAATACCTTCCAGCACGCTGTTCAGGAAAGGTGTCTGCAGATCATACATGGCTAATATGCCGATCATCCTGGTGCTTTCTGTTGTTGTTGTTCCCATGGTAAAATTATTTACAGGCAATTTACTTCAATTCACCGGCTCATGCAGGGGCTTATCCCGCCAAAAAAAGGGGCGTATGCGTCATGTTCGCATACGAACGCATCATGTATCAAAAACGGACAATTTGGTGATAACGCGCAAACATTATACATTGGTTATCAATGCTTCGATAGTATGGTATTGAATTGGCAGTTGCTTTTGCACTAATTTCCCCTTATGCTGAAAAACAACATCAAGATCGCCTGGCGCAGTTTAAAGAAGGACCGCCAGTTTACCTTGCTGAACCTTGTAGGCCTTTCTACCGGTTTAGCCTGTGTACTCTTTATCTACCTGTGGGTAAGTGATGAATTGAGTGTTGACAAATTCAACAAGAATGACAGCAGGTTATATAAATACATGGAGCATCGCAAAAAAGCAGATGGGATCTGGACGGCTCACAGCTCATCCCTGCCTACTGCTGAAGCACTGGTTGCAGAAATGCCTGAAGTAGAATATGCTACCGCTACGAGCGAAGCAGATGACATCTCTCTTTCCGTGGATGGGACCAGCGAAATACAAAGCGCACGAAGGTACGTGAGCAAGGATTTTTTCCATGTGTTCAGCTACGAAATTTTACAGGGGAACCCGCAACAGGTATTGCCGGACAAAAATGCAATCGCCATCTCTGATGAGCTGGCCCTTAAACTTTTTAACACCACAGAAGGTGTGATCGGGAAAACACTTATCTACCAGCATGACAAAAAATACACTGTCTCTGCTGTTTTCAGAAGGCCTCCTGTAAATGCATCAGAACAGTTTGATTGTGTGCTCTCCACGGATATTCTGAAGGAGCAGAACAGTTCTAATAACAGCTGGTTCAACACCGGCCCGCGCACCTATGTATTATTAAAGCCGGGAACAGACCCGGCCCGTGTTGATCAGAAACTCCCTGCGTTCATTATGTCCAAAACCAATAATGAAGCTAAACACAGAACCCCCTTCCTCAAAAGATACTCAGAGCTCTATTTATATGGTGAATATGAAAACGGTGTATTAAAAGGCGGACGGATAGATTATGTGCGGATGTTTTCTCTGATTGCTATTTTTATCCTCATCATCGCCTGTATCA
This DNA window, taken from Chitinophaga niabensis, encodes the following:
- a CDS encoding RNA polymerase sigma factor; the encoded protein is MSTAEFDTLLVNSSDFLYPYALKLTRNHDEGKDLYQETICKALSNRDKYKAGTNIKAWLYIIMRNTFINGYRRKYKMMLHIEYGLDHVDHHPTEKDVSLFVKDIQQAIGQLPITLRRPFMLYYEGYKYQEIVKILAEPLGTIKSKIFGARRMLKASVKRY
- a CDS encoding FecR family protein, with product MPYDPSRITYLLQRYTAKSCTKEELEELFAVIAAAENDDTLHQFMEAEFHRFNGEEAFPQIDTESVYASIVKKEPRRIFTLPRVAAAAAVLLLATWWFTQQPKKSAPQIVEQQKRPILPGSNKATLTLADGSTVTLDSTGNQVISRGDTKISQQNGQLLYSSAGKTAEGYNKLSTPRGGQFRVVLPDGTKVWLNSASSLRYPMAFTGKERIVELEGQGYFEVAQNAEQPFKVKAHEMEVQVLGTHFDIMAYADENTVNTTLLEGAVQVKEGNTARLLKPGQQAILKSHAFTVQEADVKRVIAWKNGLFVFNDMALPAILREVARWYDVEIVYETTPGTELYGGGLARNLHLSNVLTLLEGSGFNHFRVEGRKVIVLP
- a CDS encoding DinB family protein, producing the protein MGTTTTESTRMIGILAMYDLQTPFLNSVLEGISDEDAHKRLHPKANHVAWLAGTLVQQRYDMAGLLGGSEHRQAAHDLFKDNQGIKDGVTYPSLESFKKDWAFITPISREVLTKVTDEKLNSMFEVPGMSFPFFDLITFTSYREANCIGQIALLRRLLGYEAMKYM
- a CDS encoding DinB family protein; translation: MEHTATVTQATETSIVYLAKNYIRYNAWANTTLVNWLRTKEESVLEQEVASSFPSVRKTLFHILQAQQYWLSIIRRDETPNINWEESKTLEEVFSAIVAQSEEFVAFLDSMTADQIDEKTMVVSPWFQSDFANFEYIMHVVNHGTYHRGQITTIGRNLGFTDAPMTDYNFFNIHGK
- a CDS encoding DUF1801 domain-containing protein, whose translation is MDVNEFMQKLEHPLKAEVEALRSIIREADPRIAERVKWNAPSYYYKLDMAAFNLRQTKFVQLILIFPKGLIKDASGLLLGDWKDRREARFTNMEEVRAKTPALQKVVREWIKLVEKDQ
- a CDS encoding RNA polymerase sigma factor, with the protein product MPLITDKHLLIKLKEGDEQAFRELYVRHHRQVLAFAIHLTHSAVDAEDILQDTFLRIWTNRSQLPDIERFDSYIFMIARNRTLDHLRKVALQQRLIDQVWANISDTSEENPAVELDARESKHLIHQALEALSPQKQTVFQLSRQQGLSHEEIAQQLGLSKSRVKNLLVETLKHLRVFLARHSSLLIFF